A window of Eubacterium sp. 1001713B170207_170306_E7 contains these coding sequences:
- a CDS encoding sigma 54-interacting transcriptional regulator, translating into MKNYKDHLSFPEYYWNYLYDMPDQIFSDTLEKLYLGIIVWDASGRVLFANPAVRRCYQTEPAWMSAYFEDKPARTEQLPFSPEIREPLVFAPSADMTPSVQVRILRPVFSDDDKTQLKFVIELFQEKLPYLDVDGSKENLYADKDSAMQDIVGRSLSFLRPLIELKKIADSNMPVLLLGESGVGKTLIAQYVHECSPRKEQRFFSVNCGAIPGNLLEAELFGYAPGAFTDASKAGRKGIFEIADRGTVFLDEIGDMPLPLQVKILHVIENKRLVPVGGREAIRVDVRIITATNKNLKEMIRENLFRSDLYWRISTFYQTIPPLRERKEDIIPLAHFYLNQLNERYDTHKIFDFTTLYTLMDYEWPGNVRELRHVVERMYFLSRKSIIYFPDFEMVQKVEAEEEKAPEYDFEFILDAIKGHLVQKSYAENKTSHRVAEDLNISPSKAYRLIKKYCES; encoded by the coding sequence ATGAAAAATTATAAAGACCATTTAAGCTTTCCAGAGTATTACTGGAATTATTTATACGACATGCCGGATCAAATATTTTCAGACACGCTGGAAAAGCTATATCTGGGCATAATCGTATGGGATGCCAGCGGGCGCGTTCTGTTTGCAAACCCTGCCGTAAGGAGATGTTATCAAACCGAGCCAGCATGGATGAGTGCGTATTTTGAGGATAAACCAGCGCGGACAGAGCAGCTCCCCTTTTCCCCGGAAATCCGGGAGCCCCTTGTTTTTGCGCCATCTGCGGATATGACCCCCTCCGTTCAGGTGAGGATCCTGCGGCCAGTCTTTTCAGATGACGATAAAACACAGCTTAAATTTGTCATCGAGCTGTTTCAGGAAAAGCTGCCCTATCTGGATGTGGATGGCTCAAAGGAAAACCTGTACGCGGATAAGGACAGTGCGATGCAGGATATTGTGGGACGGAGCCTGTCCTTTTTGCGGCCGCTGATTGAGTTGAAAAAAATTGCGGATTCCAATATGCCCGTTTTGCTTTTGGGGGAAAGCGGCGTCGGAAAAACACTGATCGCGCAGTATGTGCATGAATGCAGTCCCAGAAAAGAGCAGCGTTTTTTCTCAGTCAATTGCGGAGCGATTCCGGGTAATCTGCTGGAGGCAGAGCTTTTCGGCTATGCGCCCGGCGCTTTTACCGACGCCAGTAAAGCCGGACGCAAAGGAATTTTTGAGATTGCAGACCGAGGAACGGTCTTCTTGGATGAAATCGGCGATATGCCCCTGCCCCTTCAGGTCAAAATTCTTCATGTCATTGAAAATAAGCGTCTGGTTCCAGTCGGCGGCCGGGAAGCTATCCGTGTGGATGTCCGCATCATCACCGCTACCAATAAGAATCTGAAAGAAATGATCAGAGAAAATCTTTTCCGTTCAGATCTGTATTGGAGGATCAGCACCTTTTACCAGACGATCCCGCCGCTGCGTGAGCGTAAAGAGGATATTATTCCCCTGGCTCATTTTTACTTAAACCAGCTGAATGAGCGATACGATACCCATAAGATTTTTGACTTCACGACCCTGTACACCCTGATGGACTATGAATGGCCTGGAAATGTCAGGGAGCTCCGGCACGTTGTGGAGAGAATGTATTTTCTGAGCAGGAAATCCATTATCTATTTTCCGGATTTCGAGATGGTTCAGAAGGTGGAGGCAGAGGAAGAAAAAGCGCCGGAGTATGATTTCGAGTTTATTCTAGATGCCATCAAGGGCCATTTGGTACAGAAGTCCTACGCTGAAAATAAAACTTCACACCGAGTGGCCGAAGATTTAAACATTTCACCCTCCAAAGCTTACCGGCTGATTAAAAAGTATTGTGAAAGCTGA
- a CDS encoding sigma 54-interacting transcriptional regulator produces the protein MSPCALDKKMMLEILNNLFPGIFVTDRGGKVLYVNPAILRQYGNKPEDLVNVIDWGKWEGIVFPILYRHQLREQRLLFYKQYFRLSNTYNTSATVPVFHQKGPYDYTVHVIQEDGLRPDAPEPDQPFPVFSKNAAMQSKLEQLMTIAGSDLPILLQGESGTGKTYYARLIHANSPRRDAPFIMLNCGAIPESLIESELFGYTGGAFTGAEKNGRKGFFELADHGTLFLDEIGDMPMHLQAKLLHVLESQTIRPVGSTESIPIDVRIITATNRDIHSLISDKKFRQDLYWRISAYTSIITPLREHREDIITLALEFLEDLNREYQTHKHFYPLIFIYLLAYPWPGNIRELKNAVERAFILTSSNEINEERLPKDILGVFKDRLYKYSHDYEGIVRQAETVLLNIAIVGQGTDSTKKIAEFLNITYTQALYLKEKHLS, from the coding sequence ATGAGCCCGTGTGCGCTGGATAAAAAAATGATGCTGGAAATATTGAACAACCTATTTCCGGGTATTTTTGTGACAGACAGAGGAGGAAAGGTACTCTACGTCAATCCTGCCATTCTCAGGCAGTACGGAAACAAGCCGGAGGACCTGGTAAATGTGATCGACTGGGGAAAATGGGAGGGCATTGTTTTTCCAATACTTTACAGACATCAGCTCAGAGAGCAGCGGCTCCTGTTTTACAAACAGTACTTCCGGTTGTCCAATACCTATAATACCTCGGCGACCGTGCCGGTTTTTCATCAGAAGGGCCCGTATGATTATACTGTGCACGTAATTCAGGAAGACGGTCTGCGGCCAGACGCGCCGGAACCGGACCAGCCCTTCCCGGTCTTTTCCAAAAACGCCGCAATGCAGTCTAAGCTGGAGCAGCTGATGACCATAGCAGGTTCGGATTTACCCATACTGCTTCAGGGGGAAAGCGGAACCGGAAAAACCTATTACGCCCGCCTCATACACGCGAACAGCCCCAGAAGGGACGCGCCCTTTATTATGCTTAACTGCGGCGCGATTCCGGAATCCCTTATCGAAAGCGAGCTCTTTGGATACACCGGCGGCGCGTTTACCGGAGCGGAAAAAAACGGCAGGAAAGGCTTTTTTGAACTGGCCGATCACGGGACGCTTTTTCTCGATGAAATTGGGGATATGCCCATGCATTTACAGGCAAAGCTTCTGCATGTTCTCGAAAGCCAGACCATACGCCCGGTTGGCTCAACGGAGTCCATTCCCATTGATGTGCGTATTATTACCGCGACGAACAGAGATATCCACAGCCTTATCTCTGATAAAAAGTTCCGGCAGGATCTTTATTGGAGAATCAGCGCTTACACCAGCATCATCACCCCGCTGCGGGAACACAGGGAAGATATTATCACTTTAGCCCTTGAATTTTTAGAGGATTTGAACCGGGAATACCAGACCCATAAGCATTTTTATCCGCTGATTTTTATTTATCTGCTCGCCTACCCGTGGCCCGGGAATATCCGTGAGCTTAAAAATGCGGTCGAGCGCGCGTTTATTTTGACGAGCAGCAATGAGATCAATGAGGAACGCCTGCCCAAAGATATTCTGGGCGTTTTTAAAGACCGGCTGTACAAATACAGTCATGATTATGAAGGCATCGTCCGGCAGGCTGAGACTGTGCTTCTGAATATCGCCATCGTAGGTCAAGGGACGGATTCAACCAAAAAAATTGCCGAGTTTCTGAACATAACCTATACTCAGGCTTTATACCTAAAGGAAAAGCACCTGTCATGA
- a CDS encoding MFS transporter produces MKKFNFQTFMVFFILSATVALAYQIPYLRYTFYDQFAAAYQFSNTQIGLLASALTFTNTICYPIGGFVADKFSTKTLICITLAAFAILTAVFAFTTNFIVLIIVHILYGFFGIATLWSAYLNGIRNLADKDNQSKIFGSSEATRGIIQTIMGFAFLGILGLMASDAAGIKAVLLFGSGACVVFFVLALIFLPKTEIKAPAAESAEESGRKYSLMEVLKNPGVWITIFVIMFAYISWTVGNGYLTTYTVQVLNISPATASALGIVRSYIIVLLAGFIGGFVLDKFTYKGKGFLVFFIAIIVAIIGVMFTSAVIPLCIALTLVIAFLANIMKSTYWSIMDQAGVPLGMTAIATGIISFIAFIPDFLVGPICGKWLDDAAAAGNVAAGFDKIFILLIVSSAIGIVSAILLTRRTKKLEAQQEKPE; encoded by the coding sequence ATGAAAAAATTTAATTTTCAGACGTTTATGGTGTTTTTTATTCTGAGCGCCACGGTTGCGCTGGCGTACCAGATTCCCTATTTAAGGTATACTTTTTACGATCAGTTTGCTGCGGCATACCAGTTTTCAAACACGCAGATCGGCCTTTTAGCTTCGGCGTTAACCTTTACGAACACAATCTGCTACCCGATCGGCGGTTTTGTTGCGGATAAATTTTCAACCAAGACCCTGATCTGCATTACGCTCGCGGCCTTTGCCATTCTTACCGCTGTCTTTGCCTTTACAACAAACTTTATTGTCTTAATCATCGTTCATATTTTATACGGGTTTTTCGGAATCGCGACCCTGTGGTCTGCCTACCTTAACGGTATCCGCAACCTGGCGGACAAGGATAACCAGAGTAAAATATTCGGCAGCAGTGAAGCGACGCGCGGCATTATCCAGACCATTATGGGCTTTGCCTTTCTAGGGATCCTGGGACTGATGGCCAGCGACGCAGCCGGAATTAAAGCAGTGCTGCTCTTTGGCAGCGGCGCCTGCGTTGTATTCTTTGTTCTGGCGCTCATCTTTCTTCCCAAAACCGAGATCAAAGCCCCGGCAGCGGAAAGCGCAGAGGAAAGCGGCAGAAAATATTCTCTGATGGAGGTGCTGAAAAATCCGGGTGTCTGGATTACCATTTTTGTCATCATGTTTGCCTACATTTCCTGGACTGTGGGCAATGGATACCTGACGACTTATACCGTCCAGGTTTTAAACATTTCCCCGGCAACGGCCAGCGCCCTCGGCATTGTCAGAAGCTACATCATTGTTCTGCTGGCAGGCTTTATCGGCGGCTTTGTACTGGACAAGTTTACGTATAAGGGAAAGGGCTTTCTGGTGTTTTTTATTGCCATCATCGTTGCGATTATCGGCGTTATGTTCACATCTGCGGTTATTCCGCTGTGTATCGCTCTGACGCTTGTCATCGCGTTCCTGGCCAATATTATGAAATCAACCTACTGGTCCATCATGGATCAGGCAGGCGTTCCGCTGGGCATGACCGCCATCGCAACGGGCATTATCTCCTTTATCGCTTTTATTCCCGACTTTTTGGTCGGCCCGATTTGCGGTAAATGGCTGGATGACGCGGCGGCAGCCGGAAACGTAGCCGCCGGCTTTGACAAAATTTTTATTCTGCTGATCGTTTCCTCCGCCATCGGCATTGTATCCGCCATCTTGCTGACGAGAAGAACCAAAAAACTGGAGGCACAGCAGGAAAAACCAGAATAG
- a CDS encoding trimethylamine methyltransferase family protein, which yields MYQNRKLYEKYITKEQVELIHEYSLKILEEVGIAIENDYALEVFKKHGAKVEGQVVRIPRQVVMEAIANVPGEFTVHGLEKSVTIGEKYDPVNTGPSVPTMIQDFKNGGGYRDSLLSDVVNYYKLQETSPVVNIAMNSCTDTPDLNKSVDDYFTPQLALSLKSVTKPIYQVHCVNTENYKKTDLIQANRNVLNFQKQFYDEWDKYVSLTNCCVLSPLAIGSDVAAALIGCALENQPVIPISCSMTNLTSPPSLAGTITHDNATLLSAITLVQLIQPGLGCVYGTVTTPTDMRTIQLAIGSPESYLMMMGSIAMARFYGFPVRSGVGGSNSFDLDYQAGVDAFMMLEPGFMGKTDFMLNSVGSYGTYNLGSPEKVVLDEQTILYQKRINEGLNVTAETIMFDNIKEVGQRGSYLQGRTPKIYRKEHLLPLLFNRDGGKPGSLMESKGTLIERATKEVEKRYEEYKAPDLTNRQKELLNPYLPEGYKF from the coding sequence ATGTATCAAAACAGAAAATTGTATGAGAAATATATCACAAAAGAGCAGGTTGAGCTGATTCATGAGTATTCATTAAAAATTCTGGAAGAGGTTGGCATCGCCATCGAAAATGACTATGCACTGGAGGTGTTTAAAAAACACGGTGCAAAGGTAGAGGGCCAGGTGGTCCGTATTCCAAGGCAGGTGGTTATGGAAGCGATCGCCAATGTCCCCGGAGAATTTACCGTTCACGGGCTGGAAAAGTCTGTCACCATCGGGGAAAAGTATGACCCGGTTAATACAGGGCCGAGTGTTCCAACCATGATTCAGGATTTTAAAAATGGCGGCGGCTACAGGGATTCGCTGCTTTCCGATGTGGTTAATTACTATAAGCTGCAGGAAACCAGCCCGGTGGTCAATATCGCCATGAACTCCTGCACAGACACGCCGGATTTGAACAAGTCCGTGGATGATTATTTCACACCGCAGCTGGCCCTGTCGCTCAAATCCGTCACCAAACCGATTTACCAGGTACACTGCGTGAATACGGAAAACTATAAAAAGACCGACCTGATTCAGGCCAACCGCAATGTTTTAAACTTTCAAAAGCAGTTTTATGATGAATGGGATAAATATGTCAGCCTGACAAACTGCTGCGTTTTGTCACCGCTGGCCATCGGCTCGGATGTCGCGGCGGCCTTGATCGGATGCGCGCTCGAAAATCAGCCGGTGATTCCGATCTCCTGTTCCATGACGAATCTGACTTCGCCGCCTTCTCTGGCAGGCACCATCACCCACGACAACGCGACACTGCTGAGTGCAATCACTTTGGTGCAGCTAATCCAGCCGGGCCTTGGCTGTGTCTACGGAACCGTCACCACACCGACTGACATGCGCACCATTCAGCTGGCCATCGGTTCACCGGAATCCTATCTGATGATGATGGGCTCAATTGCCATGGCAAGATTCTACGGCTTCCCGGTACGCTCCGGCGTTGGCGGAAGCAACAGCTTCGATTTGGACTACCAGGCCGGGGTTGACGCGTTTATGATGCTGGAACCGGGGTTCATGGGAAAGACCGATTTTATGCTTAACTCGGTGGGAAGCTATGGTACCTATAATCTCGGAAGCCCTGAAAAGGTAGTTCTGGACGAGCAGACGATTCTTTATCAGAAGCGCATCAATGAAGGGCTAAACGTTACGGCTGAAACCATTATGTTTGACAACATTAAGGAGGTTGGCCAAAGAGGCAGTTATCTCCAGGGGAGAACGCCTAAAATATACAGAAAAGAGCATTTACTGCCGCTTCTGTTTAACCGCGATGGCGGCAAGCCGGGCAGTTTGATGGAAAGCAAGGGAACACTGATTGAAAGAGCGACCAAAGAGGTGGAAAAAAGATACGAAGAATACAAAGCGCCCGATTTAACGAACAGGCAAAAAGAACTGCTGAACCCGTATCTGCCGGAAGGCTATAAATTTTAA
- a CDS encoding helix-turn-helix domain-containing protein produces the protein MKNNNQHAPAKIGGKLRDLRKKNKLTLRQLSEAAELSIGYLSNLERDACSPTLENIQKICGILDVSLNELLEENVENRTVIRKKERKVVFEKEDAVCYESVVFGEGLMEGLCITLEPHTKYDASNWVHNYDEIGLILEGSMDIRIEKEYHHLNKGDAFYIKAKTNHSLSNDTESRCVSYWVKSPQTKG, from the coding sequence ATGAAGAATAACAATCAGCACGCGCCTGCAAAGATAGGGGGAAAGCTCCGGGACTTAAGAAAGAAAAACAAGCTCACGTTAAGACAGCTTTCCGAAGCGGCAGAGCTTTCAATCGGCTATTTAAGCAATCTGGAGCGCGACGCCTGCAGTCCCACCCTTGAGAATATTCAGAAAATATGCGGTATTCTGGATGTTTCTCTGAACGAGCTGCTGGAAGAAAACGTCGAAAACCGTACGGTAATCCGCAAGAAGGAACGCAAGGTGGTCTTTGAAAAGGAAGATGCCGTCTGCTATGAATCCGTTGTGTTTGGCGAGGGCCTGATGGAGGGCTTATGCATTACGCTGGAGCCCCACACAAAATACGACGCCTCGAACTGGGTGCATAACTATGATGAAATCGGGCTCATTCTCGAGGGGAGCATGGATATACGGATCGAGAAGGAATACCATCATTTAAACAAGGGCGACGCGTTTTATATCAAAGCGAAAACAAACCACAGTCTGAGCAATGACACCGAATCCCGCTGTGTCAGCTACTGGGTAAAAAGTCCACAAACAAAGGGATGA
- a CDS encoding L-serine ammonia-lyase, iron-sulfur-dependent, subunit alpha, whose translation MKKVRIEFAETGAYTEMYQGQRSDMGFINGLLGHRPEDPRLRDAFTLADEAGLEVTFEISDFVPTKPNLSRMTLWDDCGETAEVYTDSTGGGTVRLLKINGFDVSITGDCYELVVQSEARENSAEKLMQTCLSLFSENEGFSLSAGDKGCLINIKSRTEIPEETINRINQLENVESVHLITPILVVTSNKNAALPFHSAEELQRLAEENHKALWELAIDYEKARSGWTTEAIENYMRFVIETMEAGVREALRGDIEMNGVLKPTAGKIENFVTHDRSALDMGLLNTMVPWSMATMEYSSAMGVVLCAPTGGSAGIFPGAVLAAANQLNLGMDEKIKLMLTTAVIGIAMSKDHNYSAELYGCQVEPGAASAMAAGALVFLMGGTPRQSLMAASCAVQNILGTICDPVAGLVQLPCISRNAMSVANSLVSANMVMGGYDPLIPLDQAAETMFRVGMQLPSELRCTCKGGLCTTPCGQQLAKEQALRNQQR comes from the coding sequence TTGAAAAAAGTCCGAATTGAATTTGCAGAGACCGGCGCTTACACCGAAATGTACCAGGGGCAGCGCTCGGATATGGGATTTATTAACGGGCTTCTCGGCCACAGACCGGAGGACCCGCGCCTGCGCGACGCTTTTACCCTGGCCGATGAAGCGGGTCTGGAGGTCACGTTTGAAATCAGTGACTTTGTACCCACAAAGCCCAACCTTTCGCGTATGACACTCTGGGATGACTGCGGAGAGACCGCCGAGGTCTATACCGACTCGACAGGCGGAGGAACTGTACGTTTGTTAAAAATAAACGGGTTCGACGTGTCCATCACAGGCGACTGCTATGAGCTGGTGGTACAGAGCGAAGCGAGAGAAAACTCAGCCGAAAAGCTGATGCAGACTTGTCTCTCGCTTTTTTCCGAAAACGAGGGCTTCTCGCTTTCAGCCGGAGATAAGGGCTGTCTCATTAATATTAAAAGTCGAACGGAAATTCCCGAAGAAACCATCAACCGGATTAATCAACTTGAAAACGTTGAGAGTGTTCACCTTATCACCCCGATTCTGGTGGTCACTTCCAATAAAAACGCGGCGCTCCCCTTTCACAGCGCGGAGGAACTGCAGCGTTTAGCCGAAGAAAACCATAAAGCGCTCTGGGAATTGGCCATCGACTACGAAAAAGCCAGAAGTGGTTGGACAACTGAGGCGATAGAGAACTATATGCGCTTTGTCATCGAAACCATGGAAGCCGGTGTCCGGGAGGCTCTCAGGGGCGATATCGAAATGAACGGCGTGCTAAAACCAACTGCCGGAAAAATCGAAAACTTCGTTACACATGACCGAAGTGCTCTGGATATGGGGCTTTTAAATACCATGGTCCCCTGGTCTATGGCGACAATGGAATACAGCAGCGCCATGGGCGTGGTGCTCTGCGCGCCTACCGGCGGCTCTGCCGGTATTTTTCCCGGTGCAGTTCTCGCGGCGGCAAACCAGTTAAATCTGGGCATGGATGAAAAAATAAAGCTCATGCTGACCACCGCTGTCATCGGCATCGCCATGTCTAAGGATCACAATTATTCCGCAGAGCTGTATGGATGCCAGGTGGAGCCAGGCGCCGCGTCAGCCATGGCGGCCGGGGCGCTCGTATTTTTGATGGGCGGGACGCCAAGGCAGTCCCTGATGGCCGCCTCCTGCGCGGTTCAGAATATTCTCGGAACCATCTGTGACCCGGTGGCCGGCCTGGTGCAGCTGCCCTGCATCAGCCGTAACGCCATGTCTGTAGCCAACTCCCTTGTCAGCGCAAACATGGTGATGGGGGGCTATGACCCGCTGATCCCGCTGGATCAGGCAGCAGAAACAATGTTCCGAGTCGGCATGCAGCTGCCAAGCGAGCTGCGCTGCACCTGCAAGGGCGGCTTATGCACAACGCCCTGCGGCCAGCAGCTGGCAAAGGAACAGGCCTTGAGAAACCAGCAGCGGTAG
- a CDS encoding sodium/glutamate symporter translates to MEFSFNTLLIDFALASLLIVSAQFLRSKLKIVQRLLLPAPLIAGVIGLIGGRCFLNVLPFSKEIINYPVFLIVILFGGLFIGNKGAGLMQAIKKTQDTFYLNLAAELGQYGFSLLVGFIFIPVLFPAVNTSIALLLPSGFVGGHGYAVAIGSTLQEITGWEHAVAIGQTFATIGLIVALLIGIILIKYGISKGYPTYIKSMQKLPESMRTGFYSQSEQDAYGRKTTSAISVETYTWHIGLVLTATGGAYLIDFYYQKLGLPFALPLVCLALFCGIVINAFLKAVKLDRYVDKEIITHIGSSITDYLLFFGVASLDIKIVFTYWKPILFLCLFGILYCIAFVFFIGKRYFVSNWFERGIFIFGWNTGIAAMGIILLRILDPEFRTTVLTDYSLAYSVIALVEILIVTFLPVFVGYGYGIVCAAFLILAFALLVLRARHYKNLTEKK, encoded by the coding sequence ATGGAGTTTTCGTTTAACACTTTGCTGATTGACTTTGCTCTGGCGTCTTTACTGATAGTATCCGCACAGTTTTTGCGGTCAAAGTTAAAAATTGTTCAGAGGCTTCTGTTACCCGCTCCATTGATTGCAGGGGTTATTGGTTTGATTGGCGGGCGCTGTTTTTTGAACGTTTTACCCTTTAGTAAAGAAATTATCAATTATCCGGTTTTTCTCATTGTGATTCTTTTCGGCGGCTTATTTATTGGAAATAAAGGGGCAGGCCTGATGCAGGCCATAAAAAAGACACAGGACACTTTCTATCTCAACCTTGCGGCTGAGCTGGGGCAGTATGGATTTTCACTGTTGGTGGGATTTATCTTTATTCCTGTTCTTTTCCCGGCAGTCAATACGTCTATCGCGCTGCTGCTGCCGTCCGGATTTGTCGGCGGACACGGATATGCTGTTGCCATTGGGAGCACGCTTCAGGAGATAACAGGCTGGGAACATGCTGTTGCCATTGGCCAGACGTTTGCCACCATCGGTTTAATCGTGGCCCTCTTAATTGGGATTATCCTAATAAAGTATGGCATATCAAAAGGATACCCTACGTATATTAAAAGCATGCAGAAGCTGCCAGAGTCGATGCGGACAGGATTTTATTCACAGAGTGAGCAGGATGCCTATGGCAGAAAAACGACATCAGCGATTTCAGTTGAGACTTATACCTGGCATATTGGTTTAGTGTTAACCGCGACGGGCGGCGCCTATCTGATTGATTTCTATTATCAAAAGCTGGGTCTGCCCTTTGCCCTTCCGCTGGTCTGCCTTGCCCTTTTCTGTGGCATTGTGATCAATGCCTTTTTAAAAGCAGTTAAGCTTGATCGATATGTGGACAAGGAGATTATCACGCACATCGGCAGCTCCATTACCGATTATCTTCTGTTCTTCGGCGTGGCGTCACTGGATATTAAAATTGTGTTCACGTACTGGAAGCCCATACTCTTTCTTTGCCTGTTTGGTATTTTGTACTGTATTGCGTTTGTTTTTTTCATTGGAAAGCGTTATTTTGTATCGAACTGGTTTGAACGCGGCATCTTTATTTTTGGGTGGAACACGGGAATTGCAGCCATGGGAATCATATTACTCAGAATTCTTGACCCTGAATTCAGAACAACGGTTTTAACGGACTATTCCCTGGCCTATTCTGTCATCGCTTTGGTGGAGATTTTGATTGTGACATTTCTGCCGGTTTTTGTGGGATATGGATATGGTATTGTATGCGCCGCTTTCCTGATTTTGGCTTTTGCTTTGCTGGTTCTGCGGGCAAGACACTATAAAAATTTAACAGAAAAAAAATAA
- a CDS encoding MFS transporter encodes MNERTKKKTLAIFILVSFVCAFAYYMPSLRYTFYDQMKSAFMLTDTQMGLVASAKALANTICYPISGYFASKFSTKKLFIVSLIGFLVLTAWYWLAHTYVEVMIIFALHSFFAIATFWSAYLNAVRALGTEENQGKMFGSSEATRGIAQTIAGFICLWIVGQVGNSLFTGFRGALFFCMIAYVLLLVATIFVMPDEDPVKAGAKKDKSGLRGFMEAVKDPAIWVVTFVVMCAYVSWTVGNGYMTTYTVRVLNISQQTASTIGIVRSYIIVLVAGFLGGYVVDKFSYKGQAFIVLFTLVAGLTAGVIFTSFNVTLCVIITLVLALIVNIMKSTYWSTMGQAGISIEKTAMATGVISFIAFIPDFFVGPICGSWLDAAEAAGNVAVGFNKIFIFLIAFSVLGIASAVILLKRTKNAEKSADNTI; translated from the coding sequence ATGAACGAGAGGACTAAAAAAAAGACGCTTGCGATTTTTATTCTTGTCAGTTTTGTATGCGCATTTGCCTATTATATGCCATCCTTGCGGTATACATTTTACGATCAGATGAAATCAGCGTTTATGCTCACAGATACGCAGATGGGTTTGGTTGCTTCGGCAAAGGCCCTGGCGAATACAATATGCTATCCTATTTCGGGATATTTTGCATCAAAATTTTCCACCAAGAAGCTTTTTATCGTTTCTTTAATCGGATTTTTGGTGTTGACTGCCTGGTATTGGCTGGCGCACACATATGTTGAGGTTATGATTATTTTTGCCCTGCATTCATTCTTTGCCATCGCGACTTTTTGGTCGGCTTATTTAAATGCCGTCCGTGCTCTTGGAACAGAAGAAAATCAGGGAAAAATGTTTGGCAGCAGTGAGGCAACGCGCGGGATTGCGCAGACCATCGCCGGATTCATTTGCCTGTGGATCGTCGGACAGGTTGGGAATTCACTTTTTACAGGATTCCGCGGCGCGCTCTTTTTCTGCATGATCGCCTATGTTTTGCTTCTGGTTGCGACAATTTTTGTTATGCCAGACGAAGACCCGGTTAAGGCCGGGGCAAAGAAAGACAAGTCTGGACTCAGGGGATTCATGGAGGCTGTGAAAGATCCGGCGATATGGGTAGTTACTTTTGTGGTTATGTGCGCCTATGTGTCGTGGACGGTTGGAAACGGCTATATGACAACCTACACAGTGCGGGTGCTCAATATTTCACAGCAGACGGCCAGCACAATTGGTATTGTCAGGAGCTACATAATTGTTTTGGTAGCCGGATTTTTAGGTGGATATGTTGTCGATAAATTTTCATATAAAGGACAGGCTTTTATTGTGCTTTTCACCTTAGTTGCAGGTTTGACCGCCGGTGTGATATTCACGTCCTTCAACGTCACTTTGTGTGTGATCATTACGCTGGTTTTGGCGCTTATTGTTAACATTATGAAATCAACCTACTGGTCAACAATGGGGCAGGCGGGTATTTCGATTGAAAAAACAGCCATGGCAACAGGCGTCATATCTTTTATTGCTTTTATTCCAGACTTTTTTGTAGGGCCAATCTGCGGATCCTGGCTCGATGCGGCAGAAGCGGCCGGCAATGTTGCGGTTGGATTTAATAAAATATTTATTTTTCTCATTGCTTTCTCAGTTTTGGGAATCGCCTCGGCAGTTATTCTGCTCAAAAGGACAAAGAACGCAGAAAAAAGCGCCGACAATACGATTTAA